The following proteins are encoded in a genomic region of Burkholderia cepacia:
- a CDS encoding rubredoxin: MKIWECVICGFRYDEAEGLPQHGIAPGTRWEDVPDDWMCPDCATGKHDFDMQVVPA, translated from the coding sequence ATGAAGATCTGGGAATGCGTGATCTGCGGGTTTCGATACGACGAGGCCGAAGGCCTGCCGCAGCACGGGATCGCGCCCGGCACACGCTGGGAAGACGTGCCGGACGACTGGATGTGCCCGGACTGCGCAACCGGCAAGCACGATTTCGACATGCAGGTGGTGCCGGCATGA
- a CDS encoding amino acid permease, whose amino-acid sequence MQDNSLRQSLKQRHITMIALGGVIGAGLFVGSGAIIATAGPAAILSYLIGGVIVTLVMFMLGEMASRNPDSGSFSTYASSYLGEWAGFAVGWLYWFKSMMTITVEAILLGAILHDFLPWLPIWGGALFMLVTLIASNAYSVRSFGEAEYWLSFAKVATIIVFMALGASILLGFQPRIPAPGLVNLTDHGGFMPNGISPVLAGVMVVIFSLGGSEIAAVAAGESENPSKNVIRAIKSVIVRVMVFYVGSVSILILCMPWTDKANLKSPYVSLFSMAGFTGAAVAMKIVLFVSFMSVMNSFLFSNSRMLFSLSQRGHAPAMFGRTNAKGVPMNALVLCLAICVSILGVHFVSGGDLFLMLAKSSGAFVMIVWIFIIAAHFAMRRQMKHEQPDPTAFRAWFYPVSNWVALLALVAVLGSQAFNPDSRFQFWFTVSTALAIVAAYFLRRRQPSFGQASGAKVR is encoded by the coding sequence ATGCAGGACAATTCTTTGAGGCAAAGCCTCAAGCAACGGCACATCACGATGATCGCGCTTGGCGGCGTGATCGGCGCGGGCCTGTTCGTCGGCTCCGGCGCCATCATCGCGACCGCCGGCCCCGCGGCCATTCTGTCGTACCTGATCGGCGGCGTGATCGTCACGCTGGTCATGTTCATGCTCGGCGAAATGGCGTCGCGCAATCCCGACAGCGGATCGTTCTCCACGTATGCGAGCAGCTATCTCGGCGAATGGGCCGGCTTCGCGGTCGGCTGGCTGTACTGGTTCAAGTCGATGATGACGATCACCGTCGAGGCGATCCTGCTCGGCGCGATCCTCCACGATTTCCTGCCATGGCTGCCGATCTGGGGCGGTGCGCTGTTCATGCTCGTCACGCTGATCGCGAGCAACGCGTACTCGGTGCGCTCGTTCGGTGAAGCCGAATACTGGCTGTCGTTCGCGAAGGTCGCGACGATCATCGTGTTCATGGCACTCGGCGCGTCGATCCTGCTCGGCTTCCAGCCGCGCATTCCCGCACCAGGACTCGTGAACCTGACGGATCACGGCGGCTTCATGCCGAACGGCATCTCGCCCGTGCTCGCCGGCGTGATGGTCGTGATCTTCTCGCTCGGCGGTAGCGAAATCGCGGCCGTGGCCGCGGGCGAATCGGAGAACCCGAGCAAGAACGTGATCCGCGCGATCAAGAGCGTGATCGTGCGCGTGATGGTGTTCTACGTCGGCTCGGTGTCGATCCTGATCCTGTGCATGCCGTGGACCGACAAGGCCAACCTGAAATCGCCGTACGTGTCGCTGTTCAGCATGGCCGGCTTCACGGGGGCGGCCGTTGCGATGAAGATCGTGCTGTTCGTGTCGTTCATGTCGGTGATGAACTCGTTCCTGTTCTCGAACTCGCGCATGCTGTTCTCGCTCAGCCAGCGCGGTCACGCGCCGGCGATGTTCGGCCGCACCAACGCGAAGGGCGTGCCGATGAACGCGCTCGTGCTGTGCCTCGCGATCTGCGTGTCGATCCTCGGCGTACACTTCGTGAGCGGCGGCGACCTGTTCCTGATGCTCGCGAAGAGCAGCGGCGCGTTCGTGATGATCGTGTGGATCTTCATCATCGCCGCGCACTTCGCGATGCGCCGGCAGATGAAGCACGAGCAACCTGACCCGACGGCATTCCGCGCGTGGTTCTATCCGGTATCCAACTGGGTCGCGCTGCTGGCGCTCGTCGCCGTGCTCGGGTCGCAGGCATTCAACCCGGATTCGCGCTTCCAGTTCTGGTTCACGGTGTCGACGGCGCTCGCGATCGTCGCGGCGTACTTCCTGCGGCGCAGGCAACCGTCGTTCGGGCAGGCGTCCGGCGCGAAGGTGCGTTGA
- a CDS encoding NAD(P)H-dependent flavin oxidoreductase yields the protein MTTLPSRLPLIQAPMVGSLSPLAIAVCEAGGLGSLACAALGPQQLRDEIAAIRARTSAPFNVNFFCHTPPAPDAEVDARWRAALAGYYAEAGLDPAGVKGGPGRAPFDDAMCAVVEELRPAVVSFHFGLPDDTLLERVRCTGALVVSSATTVEEARWLDARGVDAIVAQGAEAGGHRGMFLTDDIHAQPGLFALLPQIVDAVHAPVIAAGAIADGRGIAAAFALGARAVQIGTAYLLTPQAGRSAQHRAAVRAARDDGTRMTNLYTGRPARGLLTRFMREQGPMSALAPAFPLATAAVDPLRGAFERQGRDDFSLLWSGEAAALAREEDAGALTRRLWDDALACAAGLSDAFPKVV from the coding sequence ATGACGACACTGCCTTCCCGTTTGCCGCTGATCCAGGCCCCGATGGTGGGCTCGCTGAGCCCGCTCGCGATCGCCGTGTGCGAAGCCGGCGGCCTCGGCTCGCTCGCGTGCGCTGCGCTCGGCCCGCAGCAGTTGCGCGACGAGATCGCGGCGATCCGCGCGCGCACGTCCGCACCGTTCAACGTGAACTTCTTCTGCCACACGCCGCCCGCGCCCGACGCCGAGGTCGATGCGCGCTGGCGCGCGGCACTCGCCGGCTACTACGCGGAAGCCGGGCTCGATCCGGCCGGCGTGAAGGGCGGCCCCGGCCGCGCGCCGTTCGACGACGCGATGTGCGCGGTTGTCGAGGAGTTGCGGCCGGCTGTCGTGAGTTTTCATTTCGGGTTGCCGGACGATACGTTGCTCGAGCGTGTGCGATGCACGGGCGCGTTGGTTGTTTCGTCCGCGACGACCGTCGAGGAAGCGCGCTGGCTCGATGCGCGTGGCGTCGACGCGATCGTCGCGCAGGGTGCGGAGGCCGGCGGCCATCGCGGGATGTTCCTGACCGACGACATCCATGCGCAACCGGGCCTGTTCGCGTTGCTGCCGCAGATCGTCGACGCGGTGCACGCGCCGGTGATCGCGGCCGGTGCGATCGCCGACGGGCGCGGCATCGCGGCCGCGTTCGCGCTCGGCGCACGCGCGGTGCAGATCGGCACCGCTTACCTGCTGACGCCGCAGGCCGGCCGCTCGGCCCAGCATCGCGCGGCGGTGCGTGCCGCACGCGACGACGGCACGCGCATGACCAACCTGTACACGGGCCGCCCCGCGCGCGGGCTGCTGACGCGCTTCATGCGCGAGCAGGGGCCGATGAGCGCGCTCGCGCCGGCGTTTCCGCTCGCGACGGCCGCGGTCGATCCGCTGCGCGGCGCGTTCGAGCGGCAGGGCCGCGACGATTTCTCGCTGCTATGGTCGGGCGAGGCCGCGGCGCTCGCACGCGAAGAGGATGCCGGTGCACTGACGCGTCGCCTGTGGGACGACGCGCTGGCCTGCGCGGCAGGGCTGAGCGACGCGTTCCCGAAGGTCGTCTGA
- a CDS encoding malate/lactate/ureidoglycolate dehydrogenase: MTALPTPDTEPLRMRAEPLHAFVAALWERAGSSEREARLVADHLVGANLAGHDSHGIGMIPNYVASWREGQLQLNGHASIVRDGGAVLTIDGGRGFGQVIAFEAMVEGIERARRMGICAIGLRDVHHLGRIGHWAEQCARSGLVSFHFVNVPGDLLVAPLHGTDPRFGTNPFCAAYPRAGKPPLLLDFATSAIAYGKTRVAYNQGKRVPAGSLIDHRGQPTDDPAVMHEQPFGALLPFGLHKGYALAAMCEIFGGALVGGHTTYGDTLQKTSAIVNGMLSVLIDPNAFDAADAEREADAFVAWAKASPQAGDAPVQVPGEPEDASRAARGAAGIPVDRATWRQIRESATAVGFDVVELDAWTQRCEAAA; the protein is encoded by the coding sequence ATGACCGCACTGCCGACGCCCGATACCGAACCGCTGCGCATGCGCGCCGAACCGCTGCATGCATTCGTCGCGGCACTCTGGGAACGGGCCGGCAGCAGCGAGCGCGAGGCACGGCTCGTCGCCGATCATCTGGTCGGCGCGAATCTCGCGGGCCACGATTCGCACGGGATCGGGATGATCCCGAACTACGTCGCGTCGTGGCGGGAAGGGCAATTGCAATTGAACGGGCACGCGTCGATCGTCCGCGACGGTGGCGCGGTGCTGACGATCGACGGCGGGCGCGGCTTCGGCCAGGTGATCGCGTTCGAGGCGATGGTCGAAGGGATCGAGCGCGCGCGGCGCATGGGGATCTGCGCGATCGGGCTGCGCGATGTCCACCACCTCGGCCGTATCGGGCACTGGGCCGAGCAGTGCGCGCGCTCGGGGCTCGTGTCGTTCCATTTCGTCAACGTGCCGGGCGACCTGCTGGTCGCGCCGCTGCACGGCACCGATCCGCGCTTCGGCACGAATCCGTTCTGCGCGGCCTACCCGCGGGCGGGCAAGCCGCCGCTGCTGCTCGATTTCGCGACGAGCGCGATCGCGTACGGCAAGACGCGGGTTGCCTACAACCAGGGCAAGCGCGTACCGGCCGGGTCGCTGATCGACCATCGCGGCCAGCCTACCGACGATCCGGCCGTGATGCACGAGCAGCCGTTCGGCGCACTGCTGCCGTTCGGGCTGCACAAGGGGTATGCGCTCGCGGCGATGTGCGAGATCTTCGGCGGCGCGCTGGTCGGCGGGCATACGACGTACGGCGACACGCTGCAGAAGACGAGTGCGATCGTCAACGGGATGCTGTCGGTGCTGATCGACCCGAACGCGTTCGACGCGGCCGACGCCGAGCGCGAGGCCGATGCGTTCGTCGCATGGGCCAAGGCGTCGCCGCAGGCCGGCGATGCGCCGGTGCAGGTGCCCGGCGAGCCGGAGGACGCGAGCCGCGCCGCACGCGGGGCCGCCGGCATTCCGGTCGACCGCGCGACGTGGCGGCAGATTCGCGAGAGTGCGACGGCTGTCGGTTTCGACGTCGTCGAACTCGATGCATGGACGCAGCGCTGCGAGGCGGCTGCATGA
- a CDS encoding TfoX/Sxy family protein — translation MSWQSEKAHGEEIAYQLAPLGVVGVARFFSGAALRLDGVMFGFMSRGSLFLRVDDVNRPAFVAAGMGPFSYARPTRTVALEGYYETPADVLEDAGALFDWCRSAYRAALLAGPPKRKARSAPKPVSTTGSAAAPKSASKRSVKPAPKTASGAAAKATPKSAPKPAPKPAPKPKAIAVSKPSPKPASKLPAKRKPA, via the coding sequence ATGAGCTGGCAGTCGGAGAAGGCGCACGGCGAGGAGATCGCGTACCAGCTTGCTCCGCTCGGCGTGGTCGGGGTCGCGCGGTTCTTCAGCGGGGCGGCGCTGCGGCTCGATGGCGTGATGTTCGGCTTCATGTCGCGCGGGTCGCTGTTCCTGCGTGTCGACGACGTGAATCGTCCGGCATTCGTCGCGGCGGGCATGGGGCCGTTCTCGTATGCAAGGCCGACGCGTACCGTTGCGCTCGAGGGCTACTACGAAACGCCGGCCGACGTGCTCGAGGATGCGGGCGCGCTGTTCGACTGGTGCCGCAGCGCGTATCGCGCGGCGCTGCTGGCGGGGCCGCCGAAGCGCAAGGCGAGGTCCGCCCCCAAGCCGGTGTCGACGACGGGATCCGCGGCGGCGCCGAAATCCGCATCGAAGCGTTCGGTGAAACCGGCGCCGAAGACGGCATCCGGGGCGGCAGCGAAAGCCACGCCGAAGTCTGCGCCTAAACCGGCGCCGAAGCCGGCGCCGAAGCCGAAAGCGATAGCGGTATCGAAACCTTCGCCGAAACCGGCTTCGAAACTCCCGGCCAAGCGCAAACCGGCATAG
- the ftrA gene encoding transcriptional regulator FtrA, whose translation MHNHLVVALAYDRLCTFEFGCVVELFALERPELGVDWYRFAVCASEPGPVRAAGGITVAAPYRLATLDRADTIVIPGWRDPDELPPEPLLKKLRAAHRRGARLCSICSGVFVLAAAGVLDGLTVTTHWRYAERLQARYPALRVNPDALYVDEGQIVTSAGSAAGLDMLLHLVRRDHGGAIANRVAQRLVLPPHRDGGQAQFVPRPVAPGGTDRLAKLIDWMRAHAAEPHTLASLAAQAAMSTRTLQRQFADATGMSPLTWLIRERVNVAKDMLEAQPALSLAQVAARAGFGSEESLRRHFRRIAATSPAAYRRGMDRGGS comes from the coding sequence ATGCACAATCATCTCGTCGTCGCGCTCGCCTACGATCGCCTCTGCACGTTCGAATTCGGCTGCGTGGTCGAACTATTCGCGCTCGAGCGCCCGGAACTCGGCGTCGACTGGTATCGCTTCGCGGTATGCGCCAGCGAGCCGGGGCCCGTGCGCGCGGCGGGCGGCATCACGGTCGCCGCGCCGTATCGGCTCGCGACGCTCGATCGCGCGGATACCATCGTGATTCCCGGCTGGCGCGATCCGGACGAGCTGCCGCCCGAGCCGTTGCTGAAGAAGCTGCGGGCCGCGCATCGACGCGGCGCGCGGCTCTGCTCGATCTGTTCGGGCGTGTTCGTGCTCGCGGCGGCCGGCGTGCTCGACGGGCTCACGGTGACGACCCACTGGCGTTATGCGGAACGCCTGCAGGCGCGCTATCCGGCGCTGCGTGTGAATCCCGATGCGCTGTACGTCGACGAAGGGCAGATCGTCACGTCGGCCGGTTCGGCGGCGGGGCTCGACATGCTGCTGCATCTGGTGCGCCGCGATCACGGCGGCGCGATCGCGAACCGTGTCGCCCAGCGCCTCGTGCTGCCGCCGCACCGCGATGGCGGGCAGGCGCAGTTCGTGCCGCGCCCGGTCGCGCCGGGCGGCACCGACCGGCTTGCGAAGCTGATCGACTGGATGCGCGCCCATGCAGCCGAGCCGCACACGCTGGCGTCGCTCGCCGCGCAGGCCGCGATGAGCACGCGCACGCTGCAGCGTCAGTTCGCGGATGCGACGGGGATGTCGCCGCTCACGTGGCTGATCCGCGAGCGCGTGAACGTCGCGAAGGACATGCTCGAGGCGCAGCCCGCGTTGTCGCTCGCGCAGGTCGCGGCGCGCGCGGGGTTCGGCTCGGAGGAATCGTTGCGCCGCCATTTCCGGCGTATCGCGGCGACCAGCCCGGCCGCGTACCGGCGCGGGATGGATCGCGGCGGAAGCTAG
- a CDS encoding NnrU family protein: MLVLILGLAIFLGVHSIRIVADGWRSATIERIGEKGWKGGYSIASIVGFVLIIWGYGIARAGATLLWVSPVGVRHLTGMLTAVAFVLIAASYVPRNRIKTLVGHPMLAGVMVWSVAHLLVNGTVHAVVLFGAFFVWSIVDFVVSRARDRRDGVRYPAGGLSGDVVAVLGGLVVWAVFALFLHGLLIGVRPFG; encoded by the coding sequence ATGCTCGTCCTGATTCTCGGTTTAGCGATCTTCCTCGGTGTGCACTCGATCCGGATCGTCGCCGACGGCTGGCGCTCCGCGACGATCGAGCGGATCGGCGAGAAGGGCTGGAAGGGTGGTTATTCGATCGCGTCGATCGTCGGCTTCGTGCTGATCATCTGGGGGTACGGGATCGCCCGCGCGGGCGCGACGCTGCTGTGGGTGTCGCCGGTCGGCGTGCGCCACCTGACGGGCATGCTGACTGCGGTCGCGTTCGTGCTGATCGCCGCGTCGTACGTGCCGCGCAACCGGATCAAGACGCTCGTCGGACATCCGATGCTGGCCGGCGTGATGGTCTGGTCGGTTGCGCACCTGCTCGTGAACGGCACCGTGCATGCGGTCGTGCTGTTCGGCGCGTTCTTCGTGTGGTCGATCGTCGATTTCGTCGTGTCGCGTGCGCGCGACCGCCGCGACGGTGTCCGCTATCCGGCCGGCGGGCTGTCGGGCGACGTCGTCGCCGTGCTGGGCGGACTCGTCGTCTGGGCCGTGTTCGCGCTGTTCCTGCATGGCCTGCTGATCGGCGTGCGGCCGTTCGGCTGA
- a CDS encoding aromatic ring-hydroxylating oxygenase subunit alpha, with amino-acid sequence MTPTQVVPLTRSRAPVPPRHCTFDVRDWEILSRYWHPVAFASDVTDRPLAVTLLDERVVLFRSGGAIVAARDVCPHRGAPLSRGWVVDDRLVCPYHGLEYAADGQCVRIPSQPDGPIPERLCLTTYAAQQAYGLVWVSLGGGELPLPDFPAWDTEGFQQILPPSIDIRASAGRQTEGFIDVAHFAWIHHESFADRRNPVVPQYSVERRDNGLHAEYVSTVSNFPKSMQHRAPEGFLWRRVFEVDVPFFARLTVHFPEGGRLAILNAASPVSARLTRLFVPIARNFDHDLPLDDVYAFNRQVFEEDREIVEQQCPEDLPIDRAHEAPILADRSSGAYRRALGEIGLGQAYAR; translated from the coding sequence ATGACGCCTACCCAGGTCGTGCCGCTGACGCGGTCACGCGCGCCGGTTCCACCCCGCCATTGCACGTTCGACGTGCGCGATTGGGAAATCCTGAGCCGCTACTGGCATCCGGTCGCATTCGCGAGCGACGTGACCGACCGTCCGCTCGCCGTGACGCTGCTCGACGAGCGCGTCGTGCTGTTTCGCTCCGGCGGCGCGATCGTCGCCGCGCGCGACGTGTGTCCGCACCGCGGCGCGCCGCTGAGCCGCGGCTGGGTGGTCGACGACCGGCTCGTGTGCCCGTATCACGGCCTCGAATACGCGGCAGACGGCCAATGCGTGCGCATTCCGTCGCAGCCCGACGGCCCGATTCCGGAGCGCCTGTGCCTGACGACCTATGCGGCGCAGCAGGCATACGGGCTCGTGTGGGTGTCGCTGGGCGGCGGCGAACTGCCGCTGCCGGATTTCCCCGCGTGGGACACGGAGGGCTTCCAGCAGATCCTGCCGCCGTCGATCGATATCCGCGCGTCGGCCGGCCGGCAGACCGAAGGCTTCATCGATGTCGCGCACTTCGCATGGATTCATCACGAGAGCTTTGCCGACCGCCGCAATCCCGTCGTGCCGCAGTACTCGGTGGAGCGGCGCGACAACGGTCTGCATGCGGAATACGTCAGCACGGTCAGCAATTTTCCGAAGTCGATGCAGCATCGTGCGCCCGAGGGTTTTCTGTGGCGACGCGTATTCGAGGTCGACGTGCCGTTTTTCGCGCGCCTCACCGTGCATTTTCCGGAAGGCGGCCGGCTTGCGATCCTGAACGCGGCCAGCCCCGTTTCGGCGCGCCTCACGCGCCTGTTCGTGCCGATCGCGCGCAACTTCGATCACGATCTGCCGCTCGATGACGTCTATGCGTTCAATCGCCAGGTCTTCGAGGAGGATCGCGAGATCGTCGAGCAGCAGTGCCCGGAAGATCTGCCGATCGATCGCGCACACGAAGCGCCGATCCTCGCCGATCGTTCGTCGGGCGCGTATCGGCGCGCGCTCGGCGAGATCGGGCTTGGCCAGGCTTATGCGCGCTGA
- a CDS encoding superinfection immunity protein → MHDEVLIQVAGSVAAIAIYFLPAVIADRRGRQDKLTIAMFNALFAWTGIGWLMTLYWACQPNPRTDVAQTILAKRRGVSMRTFSTGLVERVQRRVAAQEQWAEKQGCR, encoded by the coding sequence ATGCATGATGAAGTCCTGATTCAAGTGGCCGGTTCAGTTGCCGCGATCGCGATCTATTTTCTGCCGGCCGTCATTGCCGACAGGCGCGGCCGACAAGACAAGCTGACGATCGCGATGTTCAACGCCCTGTTCGCGTGGACCGGCATCGGCTGGCTGATGACGCTCTACTGGGCGTGCCAGCCGAACCCGCGCACCGACGTCGCGCAGACGATCCTCGCAAAGCGCCGCGGCGTCAGCATGCGGACCTTCTCGACCGGCCTCGTCGAACGCGTGCAACGCCGCGTCGCCGCCCAGGAGCAATGGGCCGAGAAGCAAGGCTGCCGTTAA
- a CDS encoding M20 family metallopeptidase, whose amino-acid sequence MTSVDTTPVLDHDKLVTFIERKWNDEILHALTDYIAIPAKSPAFDPDWEKRGYLERVVTDAAQWAERQPVKGLKLEIVRLPGRTPVIFFESPATRSGSTDTILLYGHLDKQPEFDGWRADLGPWTPKFENGKLYGRGGADDGYAIYASLAALGALDEQGIERPRCVGLIETCEESGSYDLLPYVDALRDRLGQVSLVVCLDSGAGNYDQMWLTTSLRGLVSGDLQVEVLEEGIHSGVYGGIAPSSFRVMRQLFERLEDAKNGNLLPGVFHCEIPSSRVREAEAAASILGDMVWKGLPWACGADGKPVLPTTTDPREALLNSTWRPSLSVTGAAGMPALADAGNVLRPRTAFKLSLRLPPLVDAAQAVQQLKELLELDPPYNAKVTFKPDAGAATGWSAPDLAPWLASSLDAASRRHFGADCAYMGLGGTIPLMNVLQEGFPSAQFMVCGVLGPKSNAHGPNEFLHVPYAKKLTAAVADVIATAR is encoded by the coding sequence ATGACTTCCGTCGACACTACCCCCGTCCTCGACCATGACAAGCTCGTTACCTTCATCGAGCGCAAGTGGAACGATGAAATCCTCCACGCCCTGACCGACTACATCGCGATTCCCGCGAAGAGCCCCGCATTCGACCCCGACTGGGAAAAGCGCGGCTATCTCGAGCGCGTCGTCACCGACGCCGCGCAGTGGGCCGAGCGACAGCCCGTGAAGGGTCTGAAGCTCGAGATCGTGCGCCTGCCGGGCCGTACGCCGGTGATCTTCTTCGAGTCGCCCGCCACACGCTCGGGCAGCACCGACACGATCCTGCTGTACGGCCACCTCGACAAGCAACCCGAATTCGACGGCTGGCGCGCGGATCTCGGCCCCTGGACGCCGAAGTTCGAGAACGGCAAGCTGTACGGCCGCGGCGGCGCGGACGACGGCTATGCGATCTACGCGAGCCTCGCGGCGCTCGGCGCGCTCGACGAGCAGGGCATCGAGCGGCCGCGCTGCGTCGGCCTGATCGAGACCTGCGAAGAGTCGGGCAGCTACGACCTGCTGCCGTACGTCGATGCATTGCGCGACCGGCTCGGCCAGGTGTCGCTCGTCGTGTGTCTCGATTCGGGCGCCGGCAACTACGACCAGATGTGGCTCACCACGTCGCTGCGCGGCCTCGTGTCCGGCGACCTGCAAGTCGAGGTGCTGGAAGAAGGCATCCACTCGGGTGTCTACGGCGGCATCGCGCCGTCGAGCTTCCGCGTGATGCGCCAGTTGTTCGAACGCCTCGAGGATGCGAAGAACGGCAACCTGCTGCCGGGCGTGTTCCATTGCGAGATTCCGTCGAGCCGCGTGCGCGAAGCCGAGGCGGCCGCCTCGATTCTCGGCGACATGGTGTGGAAGGGGCTGCCATGGGCGTGCGGCGCGGACGGCAAGCCCGTGCTGCCGACCACGACCGATCCGCGCGAGGCACTGCTGAATTCGACGTGGCGTCCGTCGCTGTCGGTCACGGGCGCGGCCGGCATGCCGGCACTCGCCGATGCCGGCAACGTGCTGCGTCCGCGCACCGCGTTCAAGTTGTCGCTGCGGCTGCCGCCGCTCGTCGACGCCGCGCAGGCCGTACAGCAACTGAAAGAGCTGCTCGAACTCGATCCGCCGTACAACGCGAAGGTCACGTTCAAGCCGGACGCGGGCGCCGCGACGGGCTGGAGCGCACCGGATCTCGCGCCGTGGCTCGCGTCGTCGCTCGACGCTGCCTCGCGCCGCCACTTCGGCGCCGACTGCGCATACATGGGCCTGGGCGGCACGATCCCGCTGATGAACGTGCTGCAGGAAGGCTTCCCGTCCGCGCAGTTCATGGTGTGCGGCGTGCTCGGGCCGAAGTCGAACGCGCACGGCCCGAACGAGTTCCTGCACGTGCCATATGCGAAGAAACTGACCGCGGCCGTTGCCGACGTGATCGCAACCGCGCGCTGA
- a CDS encoding rhodanese-like domain-containing protein — MSYVTDVPAADSPAALAHFEASLRFETDCWDVHDAFASGAPDFVLLDVRGPDQFAAGHVPGAHNLPRRKIIESKLAGYPADTLFVVYCAGPHCNGAARAAIRLARLGRPVKLMIGGVTGWRDEGFALSNEAQPMDAEAG, encoded by the coding sequence ATGTCCTACGTCACCGACGTGCCCGCCGCCGACAGCCCCGCCGCCCTCGCGCATTTCGAGGCATCGCTGCGATTCGAGACCGATTGCTGGGACGTGCACGACGCGTTCGCGTCAGGCGCGCCCGACTTCGTGCTGCTCGACGTGCGCGGCCCCGACCAGTTCGCCGCCGGCCACGTGCCCGGCGCACACAACCTGCCGCGCCGCAAGATCATCGAGAGCAAGCTCGCCGGCTATCCGGCCGACACGCTGTTCGTCGTCTACTGCGCGGGCCCGCACTGCAACGGCGCCGCGCGCGCGGCGATCCGGCTGGCGCGCCTCGGCCGGCCGGTCAAGCTGATGATCGGCGGCGTGACGGGCTGGCGCGACGAAGGTTTCGCGTTGAGCAACGAAGCGCAGCCGATGGACGCCGAAGCCGGCTGA
- a CDS encoding FAD-dependent oxidoreductase, giving the protein MNANATSVNGGDPVVIVGTGLAGYTVAREWRKLDGDTALVMISRDDGSFYSKPALSNALAQRKTPEQLAMSDAQAMADQLRATIRTHCAVTRIDSAKHEIVLDDGGVQRYRALVLATGADARRVRCEGDGVADVLSINDLADYARFHGGLRDCRSVAMLGAGLIGCEFANDMIAAGLTVTVIDPADTPLSRLLPAEAGRVFGQALRDAGVHLRLGTGVQSIARLARGYRLALTDGGHVEADLVISAIGLAPRIALAQDAGLDVADGIVTDAWCRTSAPDIFALGDCAAIDGRVRPYVLPIMHAARALAQCLHGTPTRVAFPVMPIVVKTPAIPAVVVAADGGGRWTTEVGIGDVPHATRARCTDPDSGRLTGFALLAAATAEKAALLKTMAGDAAN; this is encoded by the coding sequence ATGAATGCAAACGCAACCTCGGTGAACGGGGGCGATCCGGTCGTGATCGTCGGCACGGGCCTCGCTGGCTATACGGTCGCGCGCGAGTGGCGCAAGCTCGACGGCGACACGGCGCTGGTGATGATCAGTCGCGACGACGGCAGTTTCTATTCGAAGCCGGCGCTGTCGAACGCGCTCGCGCAGCGCAAGACACCCGAGCAGCTGGCGATGTCCGACGCGCAGGCGATGGCGGACCAGTTGCGCGCCACCATCCGGACGCACTGCGCGGTGACGCGGATCGATTCGGCGAAGCACGAGATCGTGCTCGACGACGGCGGTGTGCAGCGTTATCGCGCGCTCGTTCTGGCGACCGGTGCGGACGCGCGGCGTGTGCGTTGCGAAGGCGACGGCGTGGCCGATGTCCTGTCGATCAACGACCTGGCCGACTACGCACGTTTTCACGGCGGCCTGCGCGACTGCCGCTCGGTCGCGATGCTCGGCGCGGGGCTCATCGGTTGCGAGTTCGCGAACGACATGATCGCGGCGGGGCTGACGGTCACCGTGATCGACCCCGCCGACACGCCGCTGTCGCGTCTGCTGCCGGCAGAGGCCGGGCGCGTGTTCGGACAGGCGCTGCGCGACGCGGGCGTGCACCTGCGGCTCGGCACGGGCGTGCAGTCGATTGCCCGTCTGGCGCGCGGCTACCGGCTCGCGCTGACGGACGGCGGGCACGTCGAGGCCGACCTCGTGATATCGGCGATTGGACTCGCGCCGAGGATCGCGCTGGCGCAGGATGCGGGGCTCGACGTCGCGGACGGGATCGTGACCGACGCGTGGTGCCGTACCAGCGCACCGGACATTTTCGCGCTCGGCGACTGTGCCGCGATCGACGGGCGTGTCCGGCCCTATGTGCTGCCGATCATGCACGCGGCCCGTGCGCTCGCGCAATGCCTGCACGGCACGCCGACCCGCGTCGCATTTCCGGTGATGCCGATCGTCGTCAAGACGCCGGCAATTCCTGCGGTGGTCGTCGCAGCGGATGGCGGCGGACGCTGGACCACGGAGGTCGGGATTGGCGATGTGCCGCACGCGACACGGGCACGCTGCACGGATCCCGACTCCGGGCGTCTCACGGGCTTCGCGCTGCTCGCGGCGGCAACGGCGGAAAAAGCCGCGCTGCTGAAGACGATGGCCGGCGACGCGGCGAATTAG